In Streptomyces sp. NBC_01707, a genomic segment contains:
- a CDS encoding LLM class F420-dependent oxidoreductase, with product MRIATTIFLTDETIAPVRLARELEQRGFAGLYLPEHTHIPVTRDTPYPAGGELPPEYGRTLDPFVALGQAAAVTEHLGLGTGITLIAQHDPIDLAKQIATLDHLSGGRFTLGLGFGWNVEEAADHGVTWSTRRELGRDRMALMRALWADEPTGYAGEFGSVRASHAYPKPVQEPRGPVSGPRTLIGGAAGPKLFAHIAEYADGWLPIGGRGLTESVPVLRAAWESAGRDPKQLQVVPYAVLPSAGKLAHYAELGIEEVVLQLPPAGEAEVLRTLDDYAQYL from the coding sequence ATGCGGATCGCCACAACGATCTTCCTCACCGACGAGACGATCGCGCCGGTACGGCTCGCGCGCGAACTCGAACAGCGTGGATTCGCCGGGCTCTATCTGCCCGAACACACCCACATCCCGGTGACCAGGGACACCCCGTACCCGGCGGGAGGCGAACTTCCGCCCGAGTACGGCCGCACCCTCGACCCGTTCGTCGCCCTCGGCCAGGCCGCCGCGGTCACGGAACACCTCGGGCTCGGCACCGGCATCACGCTGATCGCCCAGCACGACCCGATCGACCTGGCGAAGCAGATCGCCACGCTCGACCATCTCTCCGGCGGCAGGTTCACGCTCGGCCTCGGCTTCGGCTGGAACGTCGAGGAGGCCGCGGACCACGGGGTCACCTGGTCGACGCGGCGGGAGCTGGGCCGCGACCGAATGGCGTTGATGCGCGCCCTGTGGGCGGACGAACCCACGGGGTACGCGGGGGAGTTCGGCTCGGTCCGGGCCAGTCATGCGTACCCGAAGCCGGTCCAGGAACCGCGTGGCCCGGTGTCCGGCCCGCGTACCCTGATCGGCGGCGCGGCCGGCCCCAAGCTGTTCGCCCACATCGCGGAGTACGCGGACGGCTGGCTGCCGATCGGCGGCCGGGGGCTCACGGAGTCGGTGCCCGTGCTGCGCGCGGCCTGGGAGTCGGCGGGCCGCGACCCGAAGCAGCTCCAGGTGGTGCCGTACGCGGTGCTGCCGAGCGCGGGGAAGCTGGCGCACTACGCGGAGCTGGGCATCGAGGAGGTCGTGCTGCAGCTGCCTCCGGCCGGGGAGGCTGAGGTCCTGCGCACGCTGGACGACTACGCGCAGTATCTGTGA
- a CDS encoding phosphodiester glycosidase family protein encodes MRFGPRKFAVVAAIALVAGTVGGPSAAADRDHGLPLGPRGLPETRTVETLQPGVTLTTIVRGESDPADGWTVEVAVPGGGEDPDPDAPPTAVADRAHADALAGALSGKGFAARVEDVTTPAVADFAGGSIGFRVRIGLDADKAAANTLLTRVRAAGFTASAVFTGWDGASTDRGPWRVQVLTIDPKKFRGDLVGDFGPDIERRETTSVLARARNATAGVNAGFFVLDPAAGAPGDPAGLGVYDGRLLSESTNGRPVFTFTADARHAGVDRYSWTGKVSGRGTTLPLDGINRVPGLVRNCGGTHDDRPTSHPLHDTTCTDPDELVAFTADYGTETPSGPGVEAVIDRQGRVTEVREPRGGALPAGARSVQGTGTDAAALRAMAVPGARLAVSGHLTDERGRPARIPQMAANGGPELVRDGRPHVTPQADGMVRPGDPSFYYGWAAKRNPRTIAGVDGHGRIMLATVDGRAVDSLGLSIAESAAVADSLGMESAVNLDGGGSTTMVVDDKVINHPSDATGERPVGDAILVLP; translated from the coding sequence ATGCGGTTCGGACCCAGGAAGTTCGCCGTCGTAGCAGCGATAGCCCTCGTGGCCGGGACCGTCGGCGGGCCTTCCGCGGCCGCCGATCGGGACCACGGGCTGCCGCTCGGACCGCGCGGCCTCCCCGAGACACGTACTGTCGAGACGCTTCAGCCCGGCGTCACGCTGACCACGATTGTTCGTGGCGAGTCCGATCCGGCCGACGGCTGGACCGTCGAGGTCGCCGTCCCCGGTGGCGGCGAAGACCCCGACCCCGACGCGCCGCCCACCGCCGTCGCCGACCGGGCGCATGCCGACGCTCTCGCCGGTGCCCTGTCCGGCAAGGGATTCGCCGCTCGCGTCGAGGACGTCACGACCCCTGCCGTGGCCGACTTCGCCGGCGGCAGCATCGGCTTCCGGGTGCGGATCGGGCTCGACGCCGACAAGGCAGCCGCCAACACCCTCCTCACGCGGGTGCGGGCAGCGGGTTTCACCGCCTCCGCCGTCTTCACCGGGTGGGACGGCGCCTCGACCGACCGCGGTCCCTGGCGCGTTCAGGTACTCACCATCGACCCCAAGAAGTTCCGCGGTGATCTCGTCGGCGACTTCGGGCCGGACATCGAGCGGCGCGAGACCACCAGCGTGCTCGCCAGGGCCCGGAACGCGACTGCGGGAGTCAACGCCGGGTTCTTCGTGCTCGACCCCGCCGCCGGCGCGCCCGGCGACCCGGCAGGTCTGGGTGTCTACGACGGAAGGCTGCTGAGCGAGTCCACCAACGGCCGGCCGGTGTTCACGTTCACCGCCGACGCGCGGCACGCGGGCGTCGACCGGTACAGCTGGACCGGCAAGGTCAGCGGGCGCGGCACCACGCTGCCGCTCGACGGCATCAACCGCGTCCCGGGCCTCGTCCGCAACTGCGGCGGCACCCACGACGACCGGCCCACCAGTCATCCGCTCCACGACACGACCTGCACGGATCCCGACGAACTCGTCGCCTTCACCGCGGACTACGGCACCGAAACCCCGTCCGGACCCGGTGTGGAAGCGGTCATCGACCGGCAGGGCCGGGTCACCGAGGTCCGCGAGCCGCGCGGCGGCGCGCTCCCGGCCGGCGCCCGCTCGGTCCAGGGCACCGGCACCGACGCCGCCGCCCTGCGCGCGATGGCCGTGCCGGGCGCCCGCCTCGCCGTCAGCGGCCACCTGACCGACGAGCGGGGGCGACCGGCCCGCATCCCGCAGATGGCCGCCAACGGCGGCCCGGAGCTCGTCCGCGACGGCCGTCCCCATGTGACGCCGCAGGCGGACGGCATGGTCCGGCCCGGCGACCCGAGCTTCTACTACGGCTGGGCGGCCAAGCGGAATCCACGCACGATCGCCGGCGTGGACGGACACGGCCGGATCATGCTGGCCACGGTCGACGGCCGCGCGGTCGACAGCCTCGGCCTGTCCATCGCGGAGAGCGCCGCGGTGGCCGACTCCCTCGGCATGGAGAGCGCCGTCAACCTGGACGGCGGCGGCTCGACGACGATGGTCGTCGACGACAAGGTGATCAACCACCCGTCCGACGCGACGGGCGAACGCCCGGTCGGCGACGCGATCCTGGTGCTGCCCTGA